In Streptomyces sp. NBC_00878, a single window of DNA contains:
- a CDS encoding NAD(P)/FAD-dependent oxidoreductase, which produces MRQRNGTTAVVIGAGIAGLLTARVLSEHVDRVTVLERDRLPQDAVTRRSVPQGRHAHVLLATGQQLLAGWFPGLIDELVRAGAVPLDAKDLVWHQAGAHRIRSDLGFLTMSMSRPLLECTVRERLLRQRSNVSITDETAVDRLVLEGGRVAGIRIDGTEHRADLVVDCTGRNTRFLDQLATAGFPAPEVSAIRIDTAYGTRTVRRRPDDLDGTLALVVDNPARGHRVGMMVPVEGGRWIITVGSLHGDVPPTEPAEYEDFARSLPSPAIADVLARAEALTPVLSHRMPTSRRRHVERLERTPPGFLVLGDAICSLNPLHWQGMSAATLQAQALGQAVERHGPASPALARDFYQRAAKVVDIPWRIAAGADFADPRTSGSKPPGTGLVNRYIDKVFRACHTSVPVARQTLRVQNLLARPQSLMTPAMVIRVLLAARRSPARVETPAGPAVRRRPVA; this is translated from the coding sequence GTGAGGCAGCGCAACGGCACCACCGCCGTGGTCATCGGCGCGGGCATAGCGGGCCTGCTGACCGCACGGGTCCTGAGTGAGCACGTCGATCGGGTGACGGTACTGGAACGGGACCGCCTGCCGCAGGACGCGGTCACGCGCAGAAGCGTCCCCCAGGGACGTCACGCCCACGTACTGCTGGCCACCGGCCAGCAACTCCTGGCCGGCTGGTTCCCCGGTCTCATCGACGAACTAGTGCGGGCAGGCGCGGTCCCCCTCGACGCCAAGGACCTGGTGTGGCACCAGGCGGGCGCCCACCGGATACGGTCCGATCTCGGATTCCTCACGATGTCGATGAGCCGGCCCCTGCTGGAGTGCACGGTGCGCGAGCGGCTCCTGCGGCAACGGTCCAACGTGTCCATCACCGACGAGACGGCCGTGGACCGCTTGGTCCTGGAAGGCGGCCGGGTGGCCGGTATCCGGATCGACGGAACCGAGCACCGGGCCGACCTCGTGGTCGACTGCACCGGCCGCAACACCCGTTTCCTCGACCAGTTGGCCACAGCGGGATTTCCGGCACCCGAGGTCTCCGCCATCCGTATCGACACGGCCTACGGAACCCGGACCGTGCGGCGGCGGCCGGACGATCTCGACGGCACTCTCGCCCTCGTGGTCGACAACCCGGCCCGCGGTCACCGCGTGGGCATGATGGTGCCCGTGGAGGGCGGCCGTTGGATCATCACCGTGGGTTCGCTCCACGGTGATGTCCCCCCGACCGAGCCGGCCGAGTACGAGGACTTCGCCCGCTCCCTGCCATCGCCCGCGATCGCCGATGTCCTCGCCCGGGCCGAGGCCCTCACACCGGTCCTCAGCCATCGGATGCCCACCAGCCGGCGCCGCCACGTGGAGCGGTTGGAGCGGACCCCACCGGGATTCCTGGTGCTGGGGGATGCCATCTGCAGCCTCAACCCCCTTCACTGGCAGGGAATGTCTGCGGCGACCCTGCAGGCCCAAGCCCTGGGCCAGGCCGTCGAACGCCACGGCCCTGCCTCCCCCGCACTGGCGCGTGACTTCTACCAGCGGGCCGCAAAAGTGGTCGACATACCGTGGAGGATCGCGGCAGGGGCCGACTTCGCCGACCCTCGCACCAGCGGGTCCAAGCCGCCTGGCACCGGCCTCGTCAACCGCTACATCGACAAGGTGTTCCGGGCCTGCCACACCTCCGTCCCGGTGGCCCGCCAGACGCTGCGGGTGCAGAACCTGCTGGCCCGGCCGCAGTCACTCATGACCCCGGCCATGGTCATCCGAGTACTGCTGGCCGCCCGCCGCTCTCCCGCAAGAGTTGAAACGCCTGCCGGCCCCGCGGTACGCAGACGACCGGTTGCCTGA
- a CDS encoding AAA family ATPase — protein sequence MTAPPGKALELLCYLLIHRDRIHTREVISELLWPDTEPGAARKYLRQTLWRLNTALQDRSDDHGEAREVVVVDPHCVRINPAAACWLDVDAFQECYATVRDTPGHALSGDQARAVEFALDLYRGDLLATWYHDWCGHERDRLRHAHLAMLDQLMGHCEAHGLYAKGVGFGQAVLRHDAAREHTHRQLMRLHYAAGDRTAALRQYERCTSVVDQEFGVLPSADTTVLYEHIRADRVEDILPGGARPVVLGRPTLKLWNGGPPGLAEPHGHLDPVPVDVIPVPRPRSPREPASVDSVPVQSIDSSGPDIRTPGGLRDPGRRPAEYILVEGREDIPDGGQGSMSGSRYTDSTQHLLAELARLDVLLGRQVRRARRSHREPADELSALYITEAEVDRLLDGTLDTPPDDGEPETEAELDRLSAGIAVRVAESVRDGVSLRLVALAGLFDLHPVDVDVVVMCLAPEMDRRYERLYGYLHDDMTRRLPTVGLALDMVSADRTERAAARTRFAPSAPLVGHRLITLTEDSAAPPHSLLGNTVRLDPRVAGFLLGDDELAGRLRPYARIVPPTGTFDDLHFPAEFGASLTRLSEHADDGLVVYCQGPYGVGKQSAASAWSLRWKAPLLVVSADLLAERPMEEFAALVALVDREARLQGAVTYWENVDVLLGEQARPRLSLLLSTLAAHPAPVFLAGDTAWEPSDPPRGMTFVRLEFPAPGYDERLSLWESALDGLGGTDRSALDLAAVSGKFRLSGGQIQDAAATARNLAHARAPGAPRLTQDDLYAACRLQSNRKLAELAQRITPHYAWDDIVLPADRMEQLREVADQVRYRALVYESWGFERKLANGRGLAVLFAGPSGTGKTMAADVLAHELGLDLYKIDLSTVVSKYIGETEKNLSRIFAEAATSNAVLFFDEADAMFGKRTQVRDAHDRHANLETSYLLQRLEQHEGVVVLATNLRKNLDDAFIRRLHVTIDFPVPGVEDRRRIWEQVWPKEAPLDGSVDPDLLARQIDLPGGNIRNIALAGAFLAAADGGVVTMGHLLRATRREYQKMGKILTAGDFGTGTTTGKDASHAFPSE from the coding sequence GTGACCGCCCCGCCGGGCAAGGCCCTCGAACTGCTCTGCTACTTACTGATTCACCGTGACCGCATCCACACCCGTGAAGTGATCTCCGAGCTGCTGTGGCCGGACACCGAGCCCGGTGCCGCCCGAAAGTACCTGCGCCAGACCTTGTGGCGCCTCAACACGGCCCTGCAGGATCGGTCGGACGATCACGGTGAGGCACGTGAAGTCGTCGTCGTCGATCCCCATTGCGTCCGCATCAACCCGGCCGCGGCCTGCTGGCTGGATGTGGACGCGTTTCAGGAGTGTTACGCGACTGTCCGTGACACACCCGGGCACGCGCTCTCCGGCGATCAGGCGAGGGCGGTGGAGTTCGCGCTCGACCTCTACCGAGGGGACCTGCTCGCCACGTGGTACCACGACTGGTGCGGCCACGAGCGGGACCGGCTGAGACATGCCCATCTGGCCATGCTGGACCAGCTGATGGGCCACTGCGAGGCACACGGGCTCTACGCCAAGGGAGTTGGCTTCGGGCAGGCCGTCCTGCGCCATGACGCGGCCCGGGAGCACACCCACCGACAGCTGATGCGGCTGCACTACGCCGCCGGAGACCGTACCGCGGCGCTCCGCCAGTACGAGCGGTGCACATCGGTGGTCGACCAGGAGTTCGGGGTGCTGCCCTCGGCGGACACCACGGTCCTGTACGAGCACATCCGGGCCGACCGGGTCGAGGACATCCTGCCGGGTGGTGCTCGGCCGGTGGTACTCGGCCGGCCGACGCTCAAGTTGTGGAACGGGGGGCCGCCCGGTCTCGCCGAACCGCACGGGCACCTGGATCCGGTACCCGTGGACGTGATTCCGGTGCCACGACCCCGGTCTCCGCGTGAGCCTGCATCGGTCGATTCCGTTCCAGTACAGTCGATCGACTCATCCGGCCCGGACATCCGGACTCCGGGTGGCCTGCGGGACCCAGGGCGAAGACCGGCCGAGTACATCCTGGTCGAGGGGCGGGAGGACATCCCGGACGGGGGGCAGGGCAGCATGAGTGGTTCGCGCTACACCGACTCGACGCAGCACCTGCTGGCCGAACTCGCCCGCCTCGACGTACTGCTGGGCAGACAGGTCAGGCGAGCCCGGCGATCCCACCGGGAGCCCGCCGACGAACTCTCCGCGTTGTACATCACGGAAGCCGAGGTGGACAGGCTGCTGGATGGCACGCTCGACACTCCGCCCGACGACGGCGAACCGGAGACCGAAGCGGAGCTGGACAGGTTGTCGGCCGGGATCGCTGTACGCGTGGCCGAGAGCGTGCGTGACGGAGTGAGCCTGCGGCTGGTCGCCCTGGCCGGGTTGTTCGATCTGCATCCGGTGGATGTCGATGTCGTCGTGATGTGCCTCGCCCCGGAGATGGACCGCCGGTACGAGCGGCTGTACGGCTATCTGCACGACGACATGACCCGGCGGCTGCCCACCGTCGGCCTCGCCCTCGACATGGTGAGCGCCGACCGCACGGAGCGGGCCGCCGCACGGACCCGGTTCGCGCCGTCGGCGCCCCTGGTCGGACACCGTCTCATCACCCTCACGGAGGACTCCGCCGCGCCGCCGCACTCCCTGCTGGGCAACACAGTCCGGCTGGACCCGAGGGTCGCCGGATTCTTGCTGGGGGACGACGAGTTGGCCGGCCGACTGCGGCCGTACGCACGGATCGTCCCCCCGACCGGCACCTTCGACGACCTGCACTTCCCCGCAGAGTTCGGCGCGTCACTGACCCGGCTGAGCGAGCACGCCGACGACGGACTGGTGGTCTACTGCCAGGGGCCGTACGGCGTCGGCAAGCAGAGCGCCGCGTCCGCCTGGTCCCTGCGCTGGAAGGCGCCGCTGCTGGTGGTGTCCGCCGATCTGCTGGCGGAGCGCCCGATGGAGGAGTTCGCGGCGCTGGTCGCTCTCGTCGACCGGGAGGCACGGCTGCAGGGTGCGGTCACGTACTGGGAGAACGTCGACGTCCTCCTCGGCGAACAGGCCCGCCCCCGGCTGTCGTTGCTGCTGTCCACTCTGGCGGCTCACCCCGCCCCGGTGTTCCTGGCCGGGGACACCGCGTGGGAACCGTCCGACCCGCCGCGGGGCATGACCTTCGTACGGCTGGAGTTTCCCGCTCCCGGCTACGACGAGCGGCTGAGCCTCTGGGAGTCCGCGCTAGACGGGCTCGGCGGGACGGACCGGTCGGCGCTGGATCTGGCCGCCGTCTCCGGGAAGTTCAGGCTGAGCGGCGGTCAGATCCAGGACGCCGCGGCGACCGCCCGCAACCTGGCGCACGCCCGCGCACCCGGCGCGCCCCGGCTGACGCAGGACGACCTGTACGCGGCGTGCCGTCTGCAGTCCAACCGCAAGCTGGCCGAACTGGCCCAGCGGATCACGCCGCACTACGCCTGGGACGACATCGTGCTGCCCGCCGACCGGATGGAGCAGTTACGGGAAGTCGCCGACCAGGTGCGCTACCGGGCCCTGGTGTACGAGTCGTGGGGTTTCGAGCGGAAACTGGCCAACGGGCGGGGGCTGGCCGTGCTGTTCGCCGGCCCGTCCGGCACCGGCAAGACCATGGCGGCCGATGTCCTGGCCCACGAACTCGGCCTGGACCTCTACAAGATCGACCTGTCGACCGTGGTGAGCAAGTACATCGGCGAGACCGAGAAGAACCTGTCCCGCATCTTCGCCGAGGCCGCCACCAGCAACGCCGTGCTCTTCTTCGACGAGGCCGACGCCATGTTCGGCAAGCGTACTCAGGTCCGCGACGCGCACGACAGGCACGCCAACCTGGAGACCAGCTATCTGCTGCAGCGGCTGGAGCAGCACGAGGGGGTGGTCGTACTGGCCACCAACCTGCGCAAGAACCTCGACGACGCGTTCATCCGCCGCCTGCACGTCACCATCGACTTCCCCGTCCCCGGCGTCGAGGACCGCCGCCGTATCTGGGAGCAGGTCTGGCCCAAGGAGGCTCCCCTGGACGGGAGTGTCGACCCGGATCTGTTGGCCCGGCAGATCGACCTGCCCGGGGGCAACATCCGCAACATCGCCCTGGCCGGGGCCTTCCTGGCCGCCGCGGACGGTGGGGTAGTGACGATGGGGCATCTACTCCGGGCCACGCGGCGCGAATATCAGAAGATGGGCAAGATCCTGACCGCCGGAGATTTCGGCACCGGCACGACGACCGGAAAGGATGCTTCGCATGCGTTCCCCTCAGAGTGA
- a CDS encoding DUF4157 domain-containing protein, with protein MRSPQSEATSAPKAPATTAGEGPASRARRPAHPRDGLPHLQRRYGNRGARGIIQAKLNVGPVDDPLEREADRISRVAIGTSVQRAPETVQHAHGAEEGVANPSVEQAVTRARGGGQAVPRRVRDRMEQATGADFSPVRLHVDAEADRLNDALGSRAFTVGADVFVRRSEYRPGTARGDALLGHELTHTAQQGATGRGHVNVPAATVQRYVEVAPTDGNYPKKGLDDFESIDDGFFPFQVEDHGSWFANGQDFDPAKSNIDVLEINLKLLDAPVVRFSDDYELAVPVEGKAESKTFFATDTRIRESNGILEKLNGQVRLTKTARHLSVSLQGGRTKRLYQVEPRAVQIPGHTSVPNVQPPSGLSLRTPQDCEQMSRYVLGFQDHSFHNRWCKTLAEVLDEVTYKLRGNAGQRRSAFVKRWAGIRAPGARATKDQRESYAKAGERFIADVIGTLKGLQAQHRNQFDQRLEDAFRKRKVNQFLRPKIGSQLVVMSRGDWQSGTDLFRYHYGAVVAVSGRDYVTMENYARRDKEVGVSTSGAGDPLFYFCMYGTDPTKETWHSRWADSNSFSGYPLSLAEREPFRRK; from the coding sequence ATGCGTTCCCCTCAGAGTGAGGCCACGTCGGCGCCGAAGGCACCGGCCACCACTGCAGGCGAAGGTCCCGCGTCGCGGGCGCGTCGGCCCGCGCATCCCCGCGACGGGCTGCCGCACCTGCAACGCCGGTACGGCAACCGCGGGGCGCGGGGCATCATCCAGGCCAAGCTGAACGTCGGCCCGGTCGATGATCCGCTGGAACGTGAGGCCGACCGGATATCGCGCGTCGCGATAGGAACGTCGGTGCAGCGGGCTCCGGAGACGGTCCAGCACGCTCATGGTGCCGAGGAAGGCGTGGCGAATCCGTCGGTGGAGCAGGCGGTGACGAGAGCGCGCGGTGGAGGACAAGCGGTACCGCGGAGGGTACGCGACCGGATGGAGCAGGCGACCGGTGCGGATTTCAGCCCGGTGCGGTTGCACGTCGACGCCGAGGCCGATCGGCTCAACGACGCGCTGGGCTCGAGGGCGTTCACGGTGGGCGCGGATGTGTTCGTGCGGCGGAGCGAATACCGGCCGGGCACGGCTCGCGGGGACGCGTTGCTGGGGCACGAGTTGACACACACCGCGCAGCAGGGTGCCACGGGACGCGGACACGTGAATGTTCCGGCAGCTACTGTGCAACGCTACGTTGAAGTGGCACCCACAGATGGCAACTACCCGAAAAAGGGGCTCGACGATTTCGAGAGCATCGACGACGGGTTCTTTCCGTTTCAGGTCGAGGACCATGGGAGTTGGTTCGCGAACGGGCAGGACTTCGACCCTGCCAAGTCGAACATCGACGTTCTGGAAATAAATCTGAAGTTGTTGGATGCTCCTGTCGTGCGTTTCTCTGACGACTATGAACTCGCCGTTCCCGTCGAGGGCAAGGCCGAGTCGAAGACGTTCTTCGCCACCGACACCCGGATAAGGGAATCGAACGGGATCCTTGAAAAGCTTAACGGACAGGTGAGGCTCACCAAGACGGCGCGGCATCTCTCGGTTTCCCTCCAGGGCGGACGGACAAAGAGGCTGTACCAGGTCGAGCCGCGAGCTGTGCAGATTCCCGGCCATACCTCCGTTCCGAACGTTCAGCCTCCCAGCGGACTCTCCCTGCGAACCCCGCAGGACTGTGAGCAAATGTCGAGATACGTTCTCGGGTTCCAGGATCACAGTTTTCATAATCGCTGGTGTAAAACCCTGGCCGAAGTTCTGGATGAGGTCACGTACAAGTTGAGGGGCAATGCTGGCCAGCGCCGGAGTGCCTTCGTCAAGAGATGGGCCGGTATTCGCGCCCCAGGCGCCCGTGCGACGAAGGATCAGCGGGAATCCTATGCCAAGGCCGGCGAGCGTTTTATTGCTGACGTGATCGGCACGCTCAAGGGACTGCAAGCGCAGCATAGAAATCAGTTTGATCAACGCCTGGAGGACGCTTTCCGGAAACGAAAGGTAAATCAATTTCTGCGTCCGAAGATTGGATCACAGCTGGTGGTGATGTCGCGCGGGGACTGGCAGAGCGGGACCGATCTGTTCCGGTATCACTATGGAGCCGTGGTGGCGGTCAGCGGCCGCGACTACGTCACGATGGAGAACTATGCCCGGCGGGACAAAGAAGTAGGCGTCTCTACGAGCGGTGCGGGGGACCCCCTGTTCTACTTCTGCATGTACGGAACGGATCCCACGAAAGAGACCTGGCACAGCCGGTGGGCCGATTCGAACAGCTTCTCCGGTTATCCGCTGTCGCTTGCTGAACGCGAGCCGTTTCGCCGAAAGTGA
- a CDS encoding DUF4157 domain-containing protein has product MATSPALGHDTARETVRPVTAAEPVEPGRRPAHPREGVPDLHRRYGNRRVQGMIQAKLDVGAVDDPLERAADRMALQVTGASLRRAPAATGSVSVPGGGDAGPGVAQAVGRMRGRGRPVPEGIRRRMESATGADLGGVRVHVGHEPDRLNDTLGARAFTVGADVFVRRSEYTPGTATGDALLAHELVHTVQQGAAGPRLSHQDAEHLHTGRSDVGHAAGAGATSATATPIAQRAPNPAPAPKEVEGLEKELSKASFAAASAESQAGHLLASKALVWQYGKSPRTDEQAEVGGGAKYLHHRKVEWEQELDDRASFVPSVPGETRDDVQPAWEHFQKEMDAREAAGENRPPWFLDPALGYSSVTPAWHPDNVLFMTQAGNAVKHPDQGDPQQKLGSTYARDTMFTQYSAATQNEHVTLYTLQDPSVVTGSFLQVNGTGFYWIFRIDNTWTLADGRFVVLATAFDVPGPPGVPQGSQVQLTESTGGLAFFALGGAYLGVALTTHVECDTESYYLAAVRPVLAVGGTADRNRGTPPALDVTMTNTVRGRYQDPQAEQSYEHTLGPWRNRLNIGDLGWDIAVEAYRRLGGDSIFTEAPHPDRDRAKYSPDIQPPAAVDLANYRWYTEAQNDNPDRFVGGRSNSTLNYMQTSSWLFQNGRLTRDECLDLMAFVIADMVVSGEHSMQERMTTVLMVAPWSPPWDGAADLLINTATATLTAWLRLIETGTLEDMLHETERSLADQLQRKIWDRDLTLIRMLVVLGQQLKKNGA; this is encoded by the coding sequence ATGGCGACTTCACCGGCTCTTGGGCATGACACCGCCCGCGAAACGGTCCGGCCGGTGACGGCTGCCGAGCCCGTCGAGCCTGGACGGCGTCCCGCTCATCCCCGGGAGGGCGTGCCGGACCTGCACCGCCGGTACGGCAACCGTCGGGTCCAGGGCATGATCCAGGCCAAGCTCGACGTCGGCGCGGTCGATGATCCGCTGGAGCGTGCCGCCGACCGGATGGCCCTGCAGGTCACGGGTGCGTCGTTGCGGCGGGCTCCGGCGGCGACCGGAAGCGTGTCGGTCCCGGGTGGGGGTGACGCGGGTCCGGGTGTGGCTCAGGCGGTCGGCCGGATGCGCGGGCGAGGGCGACCGGTGCCGGAGGGGATCCGGCGGCGCATGGAGAGCGCCACCGGCGCCGACCTCGGCGGGGTGCGGGTGCATGTGGGCCACGAGCCGGACCGGCTCAACGACACCTTGGGGGCGCGAGCGTTCACGGTCGGGGCGGACGTGTTCGTCCGTCGCAGTGAGTACACGCCGGGGACCGCGACAGGTGACGCGTTGCTGGCTCATGAGCTGGTGCACACCGTTCAGCAGGGTGCGGCCGGGCCGCGCCTGTCACATCAGGACGCGGAGCATCTGCACACCGGTAGGTCCGACGTCGGCCACGCGGCAGGCGCCGGGGCGACGTCGGCCACAGCCACACCGATCGCGCAGCGTGCCCCCAACCCGGCCCCGGCACCCAAGGAGGTCGAAGGTCTCGAAAAGGAGCTCTCCAAGGCTTCCTTCGCGGCGGCCTCGGCGGAGAGTCAGGCCGGTCACCTCCTGGCAAGCAAAGCGCTGGTGTGGCAGTACGGGAAGAGTCCCAGGACCGACGAGCAGGCCGAGGTGGGCGGCGGCGCGAAGTACCTTCACCACCGCAAGGTCGAGTGGGAGCAGGAACTGGATGACCGCGCGTCATTCGTGCCGAGCGTCCCCGGCGAGACCCGCGACGACGTGCAGCCAGCCTGGGAACACTTCCAGAAGGAGATGGACGCGCGGGAAGCCGCAGGTGAGAACAGGCCACCCTGGTTCCTGGATCCGGCCCTCGGCTACTCGTCGGTCACGCCCGCCTGGCACCCGGACAACGTGCTGTTCATGACGCAGGCCGGCAACGCAGTGAAGCACCCGGACCAGGGAGATCCGCAGCAGAAACTCGGCTCCACCTACGCTCGCGACACCATGTTCACCCAGTACTCCGCGGCCACCCAGAACGAGCACGTCACGTTGTACACCCTGCAGGACCCGAGCGTCGTGACAGGTAGTTTTCTACAGGTCAACGGCACAGGATTCTATTGGATCTTCCGCATCGACAATACGTGGACCCTGGCCGACGGCCGGTTCGTCGTGCTGGCCACCGCGTTCGACGTTCCCGGCCCCCCAGGGGTGCCGCAGGGCAGTCAGGTCCAACTCACAGAGAGCACCGGCGGACTGGCGTTCTTCGCATTGGGCGGTGCATACCTGGGCGTCGCTTTGACGACCCACGTGGAATGCGACACGGAGTCGTATTATCTGGCCGCAGTTCGTCCCGTGTTGGCAGTGGGGGGAACCGCGGATCGCAACCGCGGCACGCCCCCCGCGCTCGACGTGACGATGACGAACACGGTCCGCGGGCGATACCAGGATCCCCAGGCCGAGCAGAGTTATGAGCACACGCTGGGCCCGTGGCGGAACCGGCTGAACATCGGGGACCTGGGCTGGGACATCGCGGTGGAGGCGTACCGGCGTCTGGGCGGCGACAGCATCTTCACCGAGGCACCCCACCCAGACCGCGACCGCGCCAAATACTCCCCCGACATCCAGCCGCCCGCCGCAGTCGACCTCGCGAACTATCGGTGGTACACAGAGGCTCAGAACGACAATCCCGACCGGTTCGTCGGCGGCCGTTCCAACAGCACCCTCAACTACATGCAGACGTCCTCGTGGCTGTTCCAGAACGGCCGTCTCACCAGGGACGAGTGCCTCGACCTCATGGCCTTCGTGATCGCCGACATGGTGGTCAGCGGCGAGCACAGCATGCAGGAGCGCATGACCACGGTGCTCATGGTCGCGCCGTGGTCACCACCCTGGGACGGTGCCGCCGACCTGCTCATCAACACGGCGACCGCGACACTGACCGCGTGGCTGCGACTGATCGAGACGGGGACCCTTGAGGACATGCTCCACGAGACGGAGCGGTCCCTCGCCGACCAGCTGCAGCGGAAGATCTGGGACAGGGACCTGACTCTGATACGGATGTTGGTCGTGCTGGGCCAGCAGCTCAAGAAGAACGGGGCCTGA
- a CDS encoding DUF4255 domain-containing protein, with protein MFQDLDDTLAALVEAELPLPGITVSFATPDDQFPPSGVTLPALAFFLYDVRENHELRTNQWDNTRQESGMVTRKRAPARVLCSYLITAWPNESAPNPAQDEHRLLGAVMKVLLRHREIPAGYLRGELAEQPAPLPARVTAESQLQGIGEFWQAMGGRPKAILHYSVTLSVDVFESTDVGPVVTETVIRVGHGVDHES; from the coding sequence ATGTTCCAGGACCTGGACGACACCCTCGCCGCGCTCGTCGAGGCCGAGTTGCCGCTGCCCGGTATCACCGTCAGCTTCGCCACCCCGGACGACCAGTTCCCGCCCTCCGGGGTCACCCTGCCCGCGCTCGCCTTCTTCCTCTACGACGTGCGGGAGAACCACGAGCTGCGCACCAACCAGTGGGACAACACGCGGCAGGAGTCCGGGATGGTCACGCGCAAGCGCGCACCGGCGCGGGTCCTGTGCTCCTATCTGATCACTGCCTGGCCGAACGAGAGCGCGCCGAACCCGGCGCAGGACGAACACCGCCTGCTCGGCGCGGTGATGAAGGTGCTGCTGCGCCACCGGGAGATCCCCGCGGGCTACCTGCGGGGCGAGTTGGCCGAGCAGCCGGCTCCGCTGCCGGCCAGGGTCACCGCCGAGAGTCAGCTGCAGGGCATCGGCGAGTTCTGGCAGGCCATGGGCGGACGGCCCAAGGCCATTCTGCACTACAGCGTCACGCTCAGCGTCGACGTCTTCGAATCCACCGACGTCGGACCCGTGGTGACCGAGACGGTCATCAGGGTCGGCCACGGCGTTGACCACGAGTCATGA
- a CDS encoding phage tail sheath subtilisin-like domain-containing protein → MPQYLAPGVYVEEVPSAIKPIAGAGTSTAGFVGVVDDTVTMPLLPGRSGLKADGTTREPTDFATVAPAGVAQLVDGWESFKTLFGDIQPGNRTLAHAVYGFFNNGGGRCWITRVAPDAGTDADTGTDAGASAVADAEADQLEARLIAALATFTAIDEIALVAIPGAVSDAVQGAILDHCENQYLQDRFAILDGRQTATLTKEGIQGDTRDSSYGAIYYPWIDVGVKGADGNPVYQPPSGHLAGVYARVDTERGVHKAPANEVIRGALGLETLVSKQGQAGLNPDGINVIRKFDGNITIWGARTMAGAAQAEWRYISSRRVFNFLRESIDEGTQWAVFEPNAPELWSKIRRNVGAFLNTVWASGALLGNTPEEAFYVRCDESVNPAAVREAGQLVVEIGVALVRPAEFVVFRISQWAGGVQ, encoded by the coding sequence ATGCCGCAGTATCTGGCGCCTGGTGTGTACGTCGAAGAAGTCCCCTCGGCGATCAAGCCGATCGCCGGGGCGGGGACCAGCACCGCGGGTTTCGTGGGCGTCGTGGACGACACGGTCACGATGCCGCTGCTCCCCGGCCGGTCCGGGCTGAAAGCCGACGGCACCACCCGCGAACCCACGGACTTCGCCACGGTGGCCCCTGCCGGAGTGGCTCAGCTCGTGGACGGCTGGGAGAGCTTCAAGACCCTGTTCGGCGACATCCAGCCCGGCAACAGGACGCTCGCCCACGCGGTCTACGGCTTCTTCAACAACGGCGGTGGCCGTTGCTGGATCACCCGGGTCGCGCCCGATGCCGGTACGGATGCCGACACTGGCACTGACGCCGGTGCCAGTGCGGTGGCGGACGCCGAGGCGGACCAGTTGGAGGCGAGACTGATCGCCGCGCTGGCCACCTTCACCGCCATCGACGAGATCGCCCTGGTCGCGATCCCCGGCGCGGTGAGCGACGCGGTGCAGGGCGCGATCCTCGACCACTGCGAGAACCAGTACCTCCAGGACCGCTTCGCCATCCTCGACGGCCGGCAGACCGCCACGCTGACCAAGGAGGGGATCCAGGGCGACACCCGCGACAGCAGCTACGGGGCGATCTACTACCCGTGGATCGACGTCGGCGTCAAGGGTGCGGACGGCAACCCGGTGTACCAGCCGCCGAGCGGTCACCTCGCCGGGGTCTACGCCCGCGTCGACACCGAACGGGGCGTGCACAAGGCGCCGGCCAACGAGGTGATCCGCGGTGCCCTGGGCCTTGAGACGCTGGTCAGCAAGCAGGGCCAGGCCGGGCTCAACCCCGACGGCATCAACGTGATCCGTAAGTTCGACGGCAACATCACCATCTGGGGAGCCCGCACGATGGCGGGCGCGGCGCAGGCCGAGTGGCGGTACATCAGCTCCCGGCGGGTGTTCAACTTCCTGCGGGAATCCATCGACGAGGGCACCCAGTGGGCGGTCTTCGAACCGAACGCGCCGGAGCTCTGGTCGAAGATCCGCCGCAACGTCGGCGCCTTCCTGAACACGGTGTGGGCGTCCGGCGCGCTCCTCGGCAACACGCCTGAAGAGGCGTTCTACGTGCGCTGCGACGAGAGTGTCAACCCCGCGGCGGTCCGGGAGGCGGGCCAGCTGGTGGTCGAGATCGGGGTCGCGCTGGTGCGCCCGGCCGAGTTCGTGGTGTTCCGGATCAGCCAGTGGGCCGGCGGGGTCCAGTAG